In Xiphias gladius isolate SHS-SW01 ecotype Sanya breed wild chromosome 16, ASM1685928v1, whole genome shotgun sequence, a genomic segment contains:
- the upp2 gene encoding uridine phosphorylase 2, whose translation MSPILLNCMGNDHNEYIKQQVQVKNPYLDTMEEDILYHFSLSTRTHNLPEMFGDIKFVCVGGSANRMKAFAQFIHQELKLPGNPEEIRDVCEGTDRYCMYKVGPVLSISHGMGVPSISIMLHELIKLLHHAHCRDVVLFRLGTSGGVGLAPGTVVITDKAVDYSFHPQFEQVVLGKVIIRSTELDEGVASALLQCSSELQNFPSVIGNTMCTHDFYEGQGRLDGALCSFSHEEKLEYLRKAYEAGVRNIEMESTVFAAMCRVCGLKAAVVCVTLLNRFEGDQITSPHDVLAEYQQRPQVLVSHFIKKRLGHIV comes from the exons ATGTCACCGATTTTACTTAACTGTATGGGGAATGACCACAATGAGTATATCAA ACAACAGGTCCAAGTAAAAAATCCCTACTTGGACACCATGGAAGAGGACATTCTCTACCACTTCAGCTTGAGCACCAGGACTCACAACCTTCCAGAAATGTTTGGAGACATTAAG TTTGTCTGTGTTGGTGGCAGTGCAAATCGCATGAAGGCTTTTGCCCAGTTCATCCACCAGGAGCTGAAACTACCTGGAAACCCAGAGGAAATCAGAGATGTCTGTGAGGGAACTGATCGCTACTGCATGTACAAAGTGGGACCAGTGCTGTCTATAAGT CATGGCATGGGTGTCCCTTCCATCTCCATTATGCTGCATGAGCTCATCAAACTGCTGCACCATGCCCACTGTCGTGATGTGGTCCTCTTTCGCCTTGGAACATCTGGTGGAGTTG GTCTGGCTCCAGGGACGGTGGTGATCACAGATAAAGCAGTGGACTACTCCTTCCACCCCCAGTTTGAGCAGGTGGTTTTGGGTAAAGTTATCATCAGGAGTACTGAGTTGGACGAGGGAGTGGCCAGTGCGCTTCTGCAGTGCTCCTCTGAGCTTCAAAACTTTCCATCAGTGATTGGAAACACCATGTGCACCCATGACTTCTATGAAG GTCAAGGCCGACTTGACGGGGCTCTCTGCTCCTTCTCTCATGAAGAAAAGCTGGAGTATCTGCGAAAAGCTTATGAGGCCGGAGTGAGGAATATTGAAATGGAGTCCACTGTATTTGCTGCTATGTGCCGTGTCTGTGGCCTCAAAG CGGCTGTGGTCTGTGTTACTTTGCTGAACCGCTTTGAGGGAGACCAGATCACTTCGCCTCATGATGTTCTGGCAGAGTACCAGCAAAGACCTCAAGTCTTGGTGTCCCACTTTATCAAGAAACGCTTGGGACATATTGTCTAA
- the LOC120801327 gene encoding uncharacterized protein C7orf57-like, which produces MFSEKSPVLTSDDLQPTKSGVKTGYNAINGHISQIPGLSPTIGTLPLERAGGRRAGPVESDSDYVKLAKQGGHKGLLWHEETVASKPNSYKPPDWFCTASEDNSKPSEKKKNPGAFQPLEPPFGTDNMLTWEREDSSSNGKEKNNNVHCSQMEKLQSPNQCHETSKFKRIVFDKKPAPVNMSKLLSFGYAEDNKPIPNTDVLN; this is translated from the exons ATGTTTTCCGA AAAATCCCCAGTGCTCACGAGTGACGATCTTCAACCAACAAAATCTG GTGTGAAAACAGGGTACAATGCAATAAATGGTCACATCTCCCAGATTCCAGGACTGTCCCCAACCATCGGCACTCTTCCCTTGGAGAGGGCCGGAGGGCGTAGAGCCGGACCCGTAGAGAGTGACTCCGACTATGTCAAGCTTGCAAAACAAGGAGGGCACAAGG GACTTTTGTGGCACGAGGAAACAGTTGCTTCTAAACCTAATTCATACAAACCTCCAGACTGGTTCTGCACTGCATCAGAGGACAACAGCAAACCAAG tgaaaagaagaaaaaccctgGAGCTTTTCAACCACTGGAACCCCCCTTTGGGACTGACAATATGTTAACCTGGGAGAGGGAAGATAGCAGCAGCAATGGCAAAGAGAAG AACAACAATGTTCATTGCAGCCAGATGGAGAAACTGCAGTCACCCAACCAATGTCATGAGACCAGCAAATTCAAGAGGAT AGTATTTGACAAGAAACCAGCTCCTGTCAACATGTCTAAGCTGTTGAGCTTTGGTTATGCAGAAGACAACAAACCAATACCCAACACTGATGTGTTAA ATTAG